A genome region from Polyodon spathula isolate WHYD16114869_AA chromosome 19, ASM1765450v1, whole genome shotgun sequence includes the following:
- the LOC121294984 gene encoding cytosolic carboxypeptidase 2-like produces the protein MCPAMETDPETEVFYDPYESFMQHHLQHYGLFTGKNSGYQKSFRYIVSENSSPDSNDSDVDADHKEGQKKTPYSLVLERALLRTRQLVFDFHGGKQVPRLREPRNLFAMPTRSGPLQPIHWPIECEVIKDKIEHIEWVPPEPETFYQLTGYERTPMCVGDERGNTVYSIDSAMKSFYFTFSRIGGCRGPIKDAVSPKGKDDSSLVFESRFESGNLQKAVRVRGQHDYELTLRTDLYTKKHTQWYYFRVQNMKPGTTYRFTIVNLMKSNSLYNLGLKPLLYSEREAHIKKVGWKRTGSNIKYYKNQSGQDGQDLYSLTWTCQFPHENDTCYFAHCYPYTYSDLQRYLAEVSSDPLKSQYCKFRVLCRSLAGNVVYILNITSPSSPLHANAVKKAVVVTARVHPGETNSSWMMKGFLDFILGGSNDAQLLRDMFVFKVVPMLNPDGVIVGNYRCSLAGRDRMLAQVDNQELLVAEKEVVLYCDFHGHSRKNNVFMYGCDNKNAPSLRLHERVFPLMLSKNAADKGMIALRRGATELNHEDYMEGILEVQAKKKANLQYYA, from the exons ATGTGTCCAGCAATGGAGACTGACCCTGAAACTGAG GTTTTTTATGACCCCTATGAGAGCTTCATGCAACACCACCTTCAACACTATGGACTTTTCACTG GGAAGAACTCTGGATACCAGAAAAGTTTTCGCTACATCGTATCAGAAAACAGCTCTCCGGACAGCAATGATTCAGACGTTGATGCTGATCACAAGGAAGGACAGAAGAAAACACCCT ATTCCCTTGTGCTGGAGCGAGCCCTGTTGAGGACAAGGCAGCTTGTGTTTGATTTCCACGGGGGCAAGCAGGTTCCACGATTACGAGAGCCACGCAATCTGTTCGCCATGCCGACCAGGAGCGGCCCACTGCAGCCCATCCATTGGCCAATTGAGTGTGAGGTCATCAAGGACAAAATAGAACACATAG AATGGgtgcccccagagccagagacgTTTTACCAGCTGACGGGCTATGAGCGAACCCCAATGTGTGTGGGAGATGAAAGAGGCAATACCGTTTACTCCATAGACTCAG CCATGAAgagtttttattttaccttttccCGTATTGGAGGCTGCCGAGGACCAATTAAGGACGCCGTCAGTCCCAAGGGAAAGGACGACAGCAGCCTGGTGTTTGAGTCCAGGTTTGAGAGTGGGAACTTGCAGAAGGCAGTGCGGGT CAGGGGTCAGCATGACTATGAGCTGACACTCCGGACTGACCTCTACACCAAAAAACACACGCAGTGGTACTACTTCCGGGTTCAAAACATGAAGCCGGGCACGACTTACAGGTTCACTATCGTCAACCTGATGAAATCAAACAGCCTGTACAACCTGGGCTTGAAGCCGCTGCTGTACTCTGAGCGGGAGGCCCATATCAAGAAGGTGGGCTGGAAGAGGACTGGCAGCAACATCAAATACTACAAGAACCAGAGTGGGCAAGACGGGCAGGACCTGTACTCCCTGACGTGGACTTGCCAGTTCCCCCACGAAAACGACACCTGTTATTTTGCACACTGCTACCCATACACCTACTCAGACCTGCAGCGCTACCTTGCAGAAGTTTCCAGCGACCCTTTGAAGTCCCAGTACTGCAAGTTTCGGGTGCTGTGCAGGAGCCTGGCTGGCAATGTTGTTTATATCCTGAACATCACGTCGCCATCATCGCCCCTGCATGCCAATGCGGTGAAGAAGGCGGTGGTGGTAACCGCCCGGGTGCACCCTGGAGAGACCAACAGCTCGTGGATGATGAAGGGCTTCTTGGATTTCATCCTGGGTGGCTCGAATGACGCCCAGCTCCTGCGGGACATGTTTGTATTTAAGGTGGTCCCCATGCTGAACCCAGACGGCGTGATCGTGGGGAACTATCGGTGCTCACTAGCCGGGAGGGACAGGATGCTGGCACAGGTGGACAACCAGGAATT GCTAGTTGCTGAAAAAGAGGTTGTTCTGTACTGCGATTTCCATGGGCACAGCAGAAAGAACAACGTCTTCATGTATGGATGCGACAATAAAAATGCCCCCTCACTGCGGCTTCACGAGCGAGTCTTCCCACTCATGCTGAGTAAAAATGCAGCGGACAAG GGTATGATTGCGCTTCGCCGAGGAGCCACTGAACTGAACCATGAGGATTACATGGAGGGTATTCTAGAGGTCCAGGCCAAGAAGAAAGCCAACCTGCAGTACTACGCTTGA